The Brachyspira aalborgi genome has a segment encoding these proteins:
- the greA gene encoding transcription elongation factor GreA has product MAKPITKEGYDNVKIKISELKTEFESLPEIIAEAREKGDLKENAEYHAARERQGLLQAQISKLESDLASCEIIDPSKLDKDTVTFGKRVKVKDKNTDAILEYKIVGEMEADISKNQITIITPIAKGLLTKKVGDTVTIKVPAGDKVLEILEIGL; this is encoded by the coding sequence AAAGAAGGATACGATAATGTAAAGATTAAAATTTCTGAACTCAAAACGGAATTTGAATCTTTACCCGAAATAATAGCGGAAGCGAGAGAAAAAGGCGACTTAAAAGAAAACGCAGAATATCATGCGGCGAGAGAGAGACAGGGATTACTTCAAGCTCAAATATCGAAATTGGAAAGCGATTTAGCAAGCTGTGAAATAATTGACCCTTCAAAATTGGATAAAGATACCGTGACTTTTGGAAAAAGAGTAAAAGTGAAAGATAAAAACACGGATGCAATTTTGGAATATAAAATAGTCGGCGAGATGGAAGCGGATATTTCAAAAAATCAAATAACAATTATAACTCCAATTGCAAAAGGATTGTTAACAAAAAAAGTGGGCGATACGGTTACTATAAAAGTTCCCGCGGGAGATAAAGTTTTAGAGATACTTGAAATTGGGCTTTAA